In the genome of Lathyrus oleraceus cultivar Zhongwan6 chromosome 4, CAAS_Psat_ZW6_1.0, whole genome shotgun sequence, the window TGTAGTAGATGTTGTGTATGAGTTTTAATGTGCAGGTTAGTCCTTATATTCAGACACAAGAAGTCCTTACTGTGTTATTACGTGATTGGTTTATTCAAACAGTACAAAACACCCGAAAGGTGGTTCTCTCCTCACATGAACTGTTCTAACAAGCTGCTGCTTATTCTTTGTGTTGATTTACCCCCAAGTTTTAACAGGTTTCATGATCCTCCACCACCAGATTAAGTTGCAACTTAAGCTATGCTCTAATTAATATTTATCTATAGTATACAAACTAAATAGATTAGGAATATCAATTCTTGAAAGTGGTGGAGAAATTTGTTTATGCATTAATAGTTCTTGAGCAGATTTATCTCCTGTTATGCTGTTTGCCTCAAATCTCACAAGTCTGCAGACATTCATATACCCAGCTGTCTACTGCATTGTTCTTGGGCCTTCACATGCAAACACCCGTCTATGCCTCTGTTATGCTCTTGCTTATGGACTTCAGCGTTATTGGACATCCACTCCTTAGTCTAGGTATGTGTGCCTTCTTTTCTAAGCAAGTATCTAAATCATCAAGGGTCCACCTACACAGCACTATCTTTTAATTCCCGTTCATTTGTTTGTTCATGATAAAAGGATGACATTTTTGGCAGAAAAAACTCACGTGTAACAACTAGTTAGTCTGTGTAAAAAGACTAACATTGTCACTTTTGCCATATTCATCCCAAGGCAAGTCCTAGGCCCTGATCCAAAAGGTATAAAACTGTAGGGCTTTTGCATTTCCTGCAGATATAATTAGTGAAAAATAATTTTCTGTGGCAGAAAACAGtcaagaaaaaagaaaaagagggagagagagagagagagctagcTACATCAAATCTTTGTGGATTAAATTTCAGTGGATCCTTGAATAGATCTGAATCGTAATGTATACAAGTCGCATCAATGTTAACGTGCCAGCCTTTCTTTATTTCATACCCTGTTGTTGATACTTGTATAGTTAATAAGATAACCATGAACAATAGAGAGACTGATGATAAAAGCCCTCCAGTAGTTGAAGCTAAATCTAATGAAAAACCTGATTCTATTAATATCTTTAAAGGATTTGAGTAGTTTACCTTCAATTGTACAGTCGTTAAGTGCAACACGAGGAAACCATAATAGGACATTGGACATTCTTAGTGTTTCCTTAACTACCTGGAGAGAACACCGAGAGATTCTTGACATTTTAGTAATTCTGTAGTACCATTTTGGAGACAAGTAATCGATTTTATAGGTTATGTAATGTTTCTTTAATTCTAAATTCCAACCTTTAAACCGTAAAGCATGTTGTTGATATCTTCATGATTAAGTGAAGCTCCTTCTGGCTTAATTTTGGCTAAAGACAACTGTTCGTCCTGCAAGTCAAGATTAACATTATACTAACATGCAAGGGAGAACATTATGATAATAAATTTAGATCTATCGGATCCATGATTTTACTATAATAATTCATAATAGAGCCATTCATCATCATCTCACCCTGAGTATGTCCTGTGCATCTCTGTTGTCATGTAGGAATTTTACACTCCACATCATTGCTGCTGCTGTTGTAGTCTGTCCCGCAATTATCAATGTCAAAAGATTATCCATAATTTCCGAGTCATCAAGCTTTTCACTGTCTGGAAATGAGTCTCTCTGCAACATGGACTGCAGGAAGTCCCCTGGAGACTCTTCTCCTGTCCTACGTCTAACAATGATATCTCTGAAGGTCTCCATGAGCCTTTTACGACCCTGCTTTAGCTATATTCTTTAGTTCAAACTTATGAAACTTCAGGAAAGAAAAAGTTAAAACTACATTGTTGTTTTTTCCCTTAATACTCGGTACTCATAGGAAGCGAATAACTGACTCAATCACTCAAATTTAATCCTAGTAGGCCATTCTATAATTTACCAGAACTAATAAATCACAAACTTGTGTAAACATACCATTATGCCTTTATAGTATCTTGTGCCTGGAATCATGACTGGAAAGGACAACATGGCATCAGAGACAGCAGTGCAGTCTTTCTCGATCTGTCGTAGTAATGAATCCTCTGTGATGCTCATCAGCATATCGCACATTGCATCAAATGTCATCTTTATATGTCAAACATTTCATAGGAGTTAGGAATCACACTCACACCATATCTCAGTATAACTTCAACTTGAAATTCATATTTAAATAGTCGTAGTTGAAGCCACAGTCCTTGGATGTTGCAAAAAACTGCAGTCAATTACGGCTCATGTAACCGCAGTTGGGGTTGAGATGTGAGTATGAAGACATAAAAACCTAATTACCATTATGCTGTCGGAGTTTTATTTTTATAAATGTAGATTGATTTACCA includes:
- the LOC127074616 gene encoding abscisic acid 8'-hydroxylase 1 translates to MWNLLGEELVMVVQNYYDIITILFLSIGLTYLASRAWKRATNMREDIPGRLGLPLIGETFSFLSATNSTRGCYDFVRLRRLWHGRWFKTRLFGKIHIFIPNPEGARTIFANDFDLFNKGYVKSMADAVGKKSLLCVPVENHKRIRRLLSEPFSMTSLSAFITKFDKMLCGRLQKLEEKGKSFKVLDFSMKMTFDAMCDMLMSITEDSLLRQIEKDCTAVSDAMLSFPVMIPGTRYYKGIMGRKRLMETFRDIIVRRRTGEESPGDFLQSMLQRDSFPDSEKLDDSEIMDNLLTLIIAGQTTTAAAMMWSVKFLHDNRDAQDILRDEQLSLAKIKPEGASLNHEDINNMLYGLKVVKETLRMSNVLLWFPRVALNDCTIEGYEIKKGWHVNIDATCIHYDSDLFKDPLKFNPQRFDEMQKPYSFIPFGSGPRTCLGMNMAKVTMLVFLHRLTSCYTWTLDDLDTCLEKKAHIPRLRSGCPITLKSISKSITEA